The DNA sequence ATCGATCCGGTGCGTGACCGCGAGACCATCGAGTTCGAGCTGGCGCTCGCCGACCTGTCGTCGGTGGAGAAGCGCCTCGACAAGGCGCGGCGCACCGCCAAGACGGGCGACAAGACGGCCGCGGTGGAGGCCGCCGCGCTCGAGAAGGCGATGGCGCCGCTCGCCGAGGGACGCGCGCTCTGGCACGTGGCGCTCACGAGCGAGGAGCGCGCCTGGCTCCAGCCGCTGCAGCTGCTGACGCTGAAGCCGATTCTCTATGCCGCCAACGTCACCGACGCCGAACTGGCCGGCAACGAGGGACCGCACGTCACGGCGCTGCGCGCCGCCATCGAGCGCGACCACGAGCCCGCGGAAGTCGTCACCTTCTCCGCCAAGATCGAGGCCGAGCTGTCGGAACTCCCGGTCGACGAGCGCGCCGAGTTCCTGTCGCACCTCGGGATCGAATCGGCCGGCCTCGACCGGCTGATCCGCGCCGGCTACCACCTCCTCGGCCTTCAGACCTACTTCACCGCCGGCGAGAAGGAAGTCCGCGCCTGGACCATTCATCGCGGCGACACCGCGCCCCAGGCCGCCGGCGTCATCCACTCCGATTTCGAGCGCGGGTTCATTCGCGCCGAAACGGCGAGCTATGACGATTTCGTGAAGCTCGGCGGATGGAAAGGCGCCAAGGAAGCCGGCGCGGTGCGCAGCGAGGGCAAGGAGTACGTCGTGAATGACGGCGA is a window from the Gemmatimonadaceae bacterium genome containing:
- the ychF gene encoding redox-regulated ATPase YchF, giving the protein MLSLGIVGLPNVGKSSLFNAITSAGAEAANYPFCTIDPNIGVVDVPDPRLNALAEIVKPIRTLPAAVQFVDIAGLVRGASRGEGRGNAFLSNIRETDAIVHVVRCFDDHDVTHVDGAIDPVRDRETIEFELALADLSSVEKRLDKARRTAKTGDKTAAVEAAALEKAMAPLAEGRALWHVALTSEERAWLQPLQLLTLKPILYAANVTDAELAGNEGPHVTALRAAIERDHEPAEVVTFSAKIEAELSELPVDERAEFLSHLGIESAGLDRLIRAGYHLLGLQTYFTAGEKEVRAWTIHRGDTAPQAAGVIHSDFERGFIRAETASYDDFVKLGGWKGAKEAGAVRSEGKEYVVNDGDVLLFRFNV